A genomic region of Miscanthus floridulus cultivar M001 chromosome 3, ASM1932011v1, whole genome shotgun sequence contains the following coding sequences:
- the LOC136541266 gene encoding uncharacterized protein isoform X3 translates to METSISPPGTSKQSAVRKPSPGSSLKDLCLVSKQGSIAEVESALALLKKSGGNIDGRNAFGLSALHLATWRNHLPIVRRLLDAGADPDARDGESGWSSLHRALHFGHLCIAGVLLQFGASLTLEDTKGRTPVDLLSCPVSQANGDFPDAEVFSWGSGTNYQLGTGNAHMQKLPCKVETLHGSYIKTVAASKFHSVAVSSDGELYTWGFGRGGRLGHPDIHSGQTTAVITPRQVTVGLGRKRVNVVAATKHHTVIATETGELFTWGSNREGQLGYPSVDTQPTPRRVSSLKQRIISVAAANKHSAAVADTGEVFTWGCNKEGQLGYGTSNSASNCIPRMVEYLKGKVFRSVSAAKYHTIVLGVDGEVFTWGHRLVTPRRVVVARCLKKGGNTNLKFHRMERLQVISVAAGTTHSTALTADGALFYWVSSDPDLKCQQIFSMCGRNIVNISAGKYWTAVATSTGDVFMWDAKKRKDETPIFTRVHGVKRATSVCVGETHMLVLSSIYHPEYPPKPKSQGIKSMLEWNSGTEELDEDILFNDVEPSSGLSGSSGEMSKGVPSLKSLCEKVAVEYLLEPKNAIQLLEVADSLEAKELKKHCEDLAIRNLDYIFTVGAPSIMNAYPEILVNLEKLLDEKSSEPWSQRRLPTMTATYPAVIDSDVEEDEAREFPKPRKCGRSSRPSAMSSHDNFLQKDCTAEQAVSKQIRALRKKLQQIEILEAKQLAGHQLDNQQLAKLESRAALEGELAELGIPSEAYSTSSACPADGRTNRKPEVSKIQKRKNKQATQTLSVKSEPGQQIPIMDLQEVLPVNISAEKQEAYAADPIKHIEAAAFSNTKDIASPLEKKPSQPTSSKKKNRKGGLSLFLSGALDDTPKPSLPAPVVPITPKPEGPAWGGAKITKGPASLRDIQSEQSKTNEPTSAKAKDRYENSPDSAGRVRLSSFIPDSHSSPIAVTPARAVPSSEGDKSTPPWSSSATSPNVSRPSLRDIQMQQEKRHHGISHSPKTQTSGFSIPHHDGSPEVGGVKDNVPNRWFRPEIDAPSSIRSIQIEEQAIKDFKRFYSSVRIVKPLYPDRGAGY, encoded by the exons ATGGAGACTTCGATATCTCCACCAGGAACATCAAAGCAATCAGCTGTCCGCAAACCTTCTCCTGGAAGCTCTCTTAAGGATCTGTGCCTTGTTTCCAAACAAGGGTCAATAGCTGAAGTAGAatctgctttggccttgttgaaAAAGAGTGGTGGGAACATTGATGGTAGAAATGCATTTGGCCTTAGTGCCCTCCACCTTGCAACATGGAGAAACCATCTACCCATTGTGAGGAGACTCCTAGATGCTGGTGCTGACCCAGATGCAAGG GATGGAGAATCTGGCTGGAGTAGCCTGCATAGAGCGCTTCATTTTGGTCACCTGTGTATTGCTGGTGTTCTTTTACAGTTTGgtgcttccctcactttggaGGACACTAAGGGCCGTACACCTGTTGACCTTCTCTCCTGTCCAGTATCACAGGCGAATGGAGATTTTCCGGATGCAG AAGTCTTCAGTTGGGGAAGTGGGACAAATTATCAGCTGGGAACTGGCAATGCCCACATGCAAAAACTACCATGCAAagtagaaaccttgcatggatcATATATCAAAACAGTTGCTGCATCGAAGTTCCATAGTGTAGCAGTTAGTTCTGATGGCGAACTATACACATGGGGATTTGGTCGAGGTGGTCGTCTTGGTCATCCAGATATTCACAG TGGCCAGACAACTGCTGTGATTACCCCTCGCCAAGTGACAGTAGGATTAGGCCGTAAACGAGTTAATGTTGTGGCTGCAACCAAACATCATACTGTGATTGCTACAGAGACGGGGGAATTGTTTACCTGGGGATCAAATAGAG AGGGTCAGCTTGGTTACCCTTCTGTTGATACCCAACCAACACCAAGGCGTGTTAGTTCGCTCAAGCAAAGGATAATTTCTGTAGCTGCTGCAAACAAGCACTCCGCTGCAGTTGCTGATACTGGCGAAGTATTCACCTGGGGTTGCAATAAGGAGGGCCAGCTAGGATATGGCACTTCAAACTCAGCATCAAATTGTATTCCAAGAATGGTGGAGTACTTGAAAGGAAAAGTATTTAGAAGTGTATCTGCAGCAAAATATCATACAATAGTGTTAGGAGTTGATGGGGAG GTGTTCACTTGGGGCCATCGCCTTGTCACCCCACGGCGTGTCGTAGTAGCTCGATGCCTTAAGAAGGGTGGGAATACAAACCTAAAGTTTCATCGTATGGAACGACTTCAAGTGATTTCAGTGGCTGCTGGAACAACGCACAGTACTGCTTTAACAGCTGATGGTGCTCTTTTCTACTGGGTTTCGTCAGATCCTGATCTAAAATGCCAGCAG ATATTTTCAATGTGTGGAAGGAATATTGTGAACATCTCGGCTGGAAAGTACTGGACAGCTGTGGCTACATCAACTGGTGATGTTTTCATGTGGGATGCAAAGAAACGTAAGGATGAAACGCCAATCTTCACTCGGGTGCATGGTGTTAAGCGAGCAACATCTGTTTGTGTCGGTGAAACACACATGCTTGTGCTCTCAAGTATATACCATCCTGAGTATCCGCCCAAACCTAAAAGCCAAGGCATAAAATCCATGTTAGAATGGAACAGTGGAACAGAAGAGTTGGATGAAGATATCCTGTTTAATGATGTTGAGCCCAGCAGTGGTTTATCAGGAAGCAGCGGTGAAATGAGCAAAGGTGTGCCTAGCTTGAAAAGCCTCTGTGAGAAGGTTGCAGTTGAGTATTTATTGGAGCCAAAAAACGCAATACAACTTCTTGAAGTTGCTGATTCCTTGGAAGCCAAGGAGCTCAAGAAGCATTGCGAG GATTTAGCTATTCGCAACCTCGATTACATTTTCACAGTGGGAGCTCCTTCAATTATGAATGCTTATCCTGAAATTCTTGTGAACTTAGAGAAACTGCTAGATGAGAAATCCTCGGAGCCTTGGAGTCAGCGCCGTCTTCCCACAATGACAGCTACCTATCCTGCTGTCATTGACAGTGATGTAGAGGAAGATGAAGCAAGAGAATTCCCTAAGCCCCGTAAATGTGGGAGATCATCAAGGCCATCTGCAATGTCAAGTCATGACAACTTCCTTCAGAAAGACTGCACTGCTGAACAAGCTGTCTCTAAGCAGATCAGAGCACTTCGCAAGAAGCTGCAACAAATTGAGATTCTTGAGGCTAAACAACTTGCAGGTCATCAGCTTGACAATCAGCAGCTAGCGAAGCTCGAGTCTAGGGCTGCCCTTGAAGGTgaacttgctgaacttggcattcCCTCAGAGGCATACTCAACTTCCTCTGCTTGTCCAGCAGATGGTAGGACAAACAGAAAACCTGAGGTTTCTAAGATACAGAAGAGAAAGAACAAGCAGGCTACACAGACTCTGTCCGTGAAAAGTGAGCCTGGGCAACAAATCCCCATTATGGATCTTCAAGAAGTTCTACCAGTCAATATATCTGCTGAAAAG CAGGAGGCGTATGCTGCTGATCCAATCAAACATATAGAGGCTGCCGCTTTCAGCAACACAAAAGACATTGCTTCTCCATTGGAGAAGAAACCTTCCCAACCAACTTCATCAAAAAAGAAGAATAGGAAAGGTGGCTTGTCCTTGTTTCTGAGTGGTGCTCTCGATGACACCCCAAAACCAAGCCTCCCTGCCCCTGTTGTGCCTATCACACCAAAGCCTGAAGGACCTGCCTGGGGTGGTGCAAAGATAACCAAGGGACCTGCTTCTCTTCGAGATATCCAAAGCGAGCAGAGTAAAACAAATGAGCCTACTTCGGCTAAGGCAAAAGACCGCTATGAGAACTCACCTGATAGTGCTGGGCGTGTGCGACTTTCTTCATTCATTCCAGATTCACATTCAAGCCCAATAGCTGTCACACCTGCTCGTGCGGTGCCTTCTTCTGAAGGTGACAAGAGCACACCACCATGGTCATCTTCTGCTACCTCACCCAATGTATCACGTCCTTCGCTCAGGGACATACAAATGCAGCAG GAGAAACGGCACCATGGCATCTCCCACAGCCCGAAAACCCAGACATCAGGCTTCTCTATACCGCACCATGACGGATCACCAGAGGTTGGTGGTGTGAAAGACAACGTACCCAACCGCTGGTTCAGGCCAGAGATTGATGCTCCATCCTCCATCCGCTCTATCCAGATCGAGGAGCAGGCTATTAAAGACTTCAAGCGCTTCTACAGCAGCGTGAGGATTGTCAAGCCGCTCTATCCAGATCGAGGAGCAGGCTATTAA
- the LOC136541266 gene encoding uncharacterized protein isoform X1: METSISPPGTSKQSAVRKPSPGSSLKDLCLVSKQGSIAEVESALALLKKSGGNIDGRNAFGLSALHLATWRNHLPIVRRLLDAGADPDARDGESGWSSLHRALHFGHLCIAGVLLQFGASLTLEDTKGRTPVDLLSCPVSQANGDFPDAVATEVFSWGSGTNYQLGTGNAHMQKLPCKVETLHGSYIKTVAASKFHSVAVSSDGELYTWGFGRGGRLGHPDIHSGQTTAVITPRQVTVGLGRKRVNVVAATKHHTVIATETGELFTWGSNREGQLGYPSVDTQPTPRRVSSLKQRIISVAAANKHSAAVADTGEVFTWGCNKEGQLGYGTSNSASNCIPRMVEYLKGKVFRSVSAAKYHTIVLGVDGEVFTWGHRLVTPRRVVVARCLKKGGNTNLKFHRMERLQVISVAAGTTHSTALTADGALFYWVSSDPDLKCQQIFSMCGRNIVNISAGKYWTAVATSTGDVFMWDAKKRKDETPIFTRVHGVKRATSVCVGETHMLVLSSIYHPEYPPKPKSQGIKSMLEWNSGTEELDEDILFNDVEPSSGLSGSSGEMSKGVPSLKSLCEKVAVEYLLEPKNAIQLLEVADSLEAKELKKHCEDLAIRNLDYIFTVGAPSIMNAYPEILVNLEKLLDEKSSEPWSQRRLPTMTATYPAVIDSDVEEDEAREFPKPRKCGRSSRPSAMSSHDNFLQKDCTAEQAVSKQIRALRKKLQQIEILEAKQLAGHQLDNQQLAKLESRAALEGELAELGIPSEAYSTSSACPADGRTNRKPEVSKIQKRKNKQATQTLSVKSEPGQQIPIMDLQEVLPVNISAEKQEAYAADPIKHIEAAAFSNTKDIASPLEKKPSQPTSSKKKNRKGGLSLFLSGALDDTPKPSLPAPVVPITPKPEGPAWGGAKITKGPASLRDIQSEQSKTNEPTSAKAKDRYENSPDSAGRVRLSSFIPDSHSSPIAVTPARAVPSSEGDKSTPPWSSSATSPNVSRPSLRDIQMQQEKRHHGISHSPKTQTSGFSIPHHDGSPEVGGVKDNVPNRWFRPEIDAPSSIRSIQIEEQAIKDFKRFYSSVRIVKPLYPDRGAGY; the protein is encoded by the exons ATGGAGACTTCGATATCTCCACCAGGAACATCAAAGCAATCAGCTGTCCGCAAACCTTCTCCTGGAAGCTCTCTTAAGGATCTGTGCCTTGTTTCCAAACAAGGGTCAATAGCTGAAGTAGAatctgctttggccttgttgaaAAAGAGTGGTGGGAACATTGATGGTAGAAATGCATTTGGCCTTAGTGCCCTCCACCTTGCAACATGGAGAAACCATCTACCCATTGTGAGGAGACTCCTAGATGCTGGTGCTGACCCAGATGCAAGG GATGGAGAATCTGGCTGGAGTAGCCTGCATAGAGCGCTTCATTTTGGTCACCTGTGTATTGCTGGTGTTCTTTTACAGTTTGgtgcttccctcactttggaGGACACTAAGGGCCGTACACCTGTTGACCTTCTCTCCTGTCCAGTATCACAGGCGAATGGAGATTTTCCGGATGCAG ttGCAACAGAAGTCTTCAGTTGGGGAAGTGGGACAAATTATCAGCTGGGAACTGGCAATGCCCACATGCAAAAACTACCATGCAAagtagaaaccttgcatggatcATATATCAAAACAGTTGCTGCATCGAAGTTCCATAGTGTAGCAGTTAGTTCTGATGGCGAACTATACACATGGGGATTTGGTCGAGGTGGTCGTCTTGGTCATCCAGATATTCACAG TGGCCAGACAACTGCTGTGATTACCCCTCGCCAAGTGACAGTAGGATTAGGCCGTAAACGAGTTAATGTTGTGGCTGCAACCAAACATCATACTGTGATTGCTACAGAGACGGGGGAATTGTTTACCTGGGGATCAAATAGAG AGGGTCAGCTTGGTTACCCTTCTGTTGATACCCAACCAACACCAAGGCGTGTTAGTTCGCTCAAGCAAAGGATAATTTCTGTAGCTGCTGCAAACAAGCACTCCGCTGCAGTTGCTGATACTGGCGAAGTATTCACCTGGGGTTGCAATAAGGAGGGCCAGCTAGGATATGGCACTTCAAACTCAGCATCAAATTGTATTCCAAGAATGGTGGAGTACTTGAAAGGAAAAGTATTTAGAAGTGTATCTGCAGCAAAATATCATACAATAGTGTTAGGAGTTGATGGGGAG GTGTTCACTTGGGGCCATCGCCTTGTCACCCCACGGCGTGTCGTAGTAGCTCGATGCCTTAAGAAGGGTGGGAATACAAACCTAAAGTTTCATCGTATGGAACGACTTCAAGTGATTTCAGTGGCTGCTGGAACAACGCACAGTACTGCTTTAACAGCTGATGGTGCTCTTTTCTACTGGGTTTCGTCAGATCCTGATCTAAAATGCCAGCAG ATATTTTCAATGTGTGGAAGGAATATTGTGAACATCTCGGCTGGAAAGTACTGGACAGCTGTGGCTACATCAACTGGTGATGTTTTCATGTGGGATGCAAAGAAACGTAAGGATGAAACGCCAATCTTCACTCGGGTGCATGGTGTTAAGCGAGCAACATCTGTTTGTGTCGGTGAAACACACATGCTTGTGCTCTCAAGTATATACCATCCTGAGTATCCGCCCAAACCTAAAAGCCAAGGCATAAAATCCATGTTAGAATGGAACAGTGGAACAGAAGAGTTGGATGAAGATATCCTGTTTAATGATGTTGAGCCCAGCAGTGGTTTATCAGGAAGCAGCGGTGAAATGAGCAAAGGTGTGCCTAGCTTGAAAAGCCTCTGTGAGAAGGTTGCAGTTGAGTATTTATTGGAGCCAAAAAACGCAATACAACTTCTTGAAGTTGCTGATTCCTTGGAAGCCAAGGAGCTCAAGAAGCATTGCGAG GATTTAGCTATTCGCAACCTCGATTACATTTTCACAGTGGGAGCTCCTTCAATTATGAATGCTTATCCTGAAATTCTTGTGAACTTAGAGAAACTGCTAGATGAGAAATCCTCGGAGCCTTGGAGTCAGCGCCGTCTTCCCACAATGACAGCTACCTATCCTGCTGTCATTGACAGTGATGTAGAGGAAGATGAAGCAAGAGAATTCCCTAAGCCCCGTAAATGTGGGAGATCATCAAGGCCATCTGCAATGTCAAGTCATGACAACTTCCTTCAGAAAGACTGCACTGCTGAACAAGCTGTCTCTAAGCAGATCAGAGCACTTCGCAAGAAGCTGCAACAAATTGAGATTCTTGAGGCTAAACAACTTGCAGGTCATCAGCTTGACAATCAGCAGCTAGCGAAGCTCGAGTCTAGGGCTGCCCTTGAAGGTgaacttgctgaacttggcattcCCTCAGAGGCATACTCAACTTCCTCTGCTTGTCCAGCAGATGGTAGGACAAACAGAAAACCTGAGGTTTCTAAGATACAGAAGAGAAAGAACAAGCAGGCTACACAGACTCTGTCCGTGAAAAGTGAGCCTGGGCAACAAATCCCCATTATGGATCTTCAAGAAGTTCTACCAGTCAATATATCTGCTGAAAAG CAGGAGGCGTATGCTGCTGATCCAATCAAACATATAGAGGCTGCCGCTTTCAGCAACACAAAAGACATTGCTTCTCCATTGGAGAAGAAACCTTCCCAACCAACTTCATCAAAAAAGAAGAATAGGAAAGGTGGCTTGTCCTTGTTTCTGAGTGGTGCTCTCGATGACACCCCAAAACCAAGCCTCCCTGCCCCTGTTGTGCCTATCACACCAAAGCCTGAAGGACCTGCCTGGGGTGGTGCAAAGATAACCAAGGGACCTGCTTCTCTTCGAGATATCCAAAGCGAGCAGAGTAAAACAAATGAGCCTACTTCGGCTAAGGCAAAAGACCGCTATGAGAACTCACCTGATAGTGCTGGGCGTGTGCGACTTTCTTCATTCATTCCAGATTCACATTCAAGCCCAATAGCTGTCACACCTGCTCGTGCGGTGCCTTCTTCTGAAGGTGACAAGAGCACACCACCATGGTCATCTTCTGCTACCTCACCCAATGTATCACGTCCTTCGCTCAGGGACATACAAATGCAGCAG GAGAAACGGCACCATGGCATCTCCCACAGCCCGAAAACCCAGACATCAGGCTTCTCTATACCGCACCATGACGGATCACCAGAGGTTGGTGGTGTGAAAGACAACGTACCCAACCGCTGGTTCAGGCCAGAGATTGATGCTCCATCCTCCATCCGCTCTATCCAGATCGAGGAGCAGGCTATTAAAGACTTCAAGCGCTTCTACAGCAGCGTGAGGATTGTCAAGCCGCTCTATCCAGATCGAGGAGCAGGCTATTAA
- the LOC136541266 gene encoding uncharacterized protein isoform X4 encodes METSISPPGTSKQSAVRKPSPGSSLKDLCLVSKQGSIAEVESALALLKKSGGNIDGRNAFGLSALHLATWRNHLPIVRRLLDAGADPDARDGESGWSSLHRALHFGHLCIAGVLLQFGASLTLEDTKGRTPVDLLSCPVSQANGDFPDAVATEVFSWGSGTNYQLGTGNAHMQKLPCKVETLHGSYIKTVAASKFHSVAVSSDGELYTWGFGRGGRLGHPDIHSGQTTAVITPRQVTVGLGRKRVNVVAATKHHTVIATETGELFTWGSNREGQLGYPSVDTQPTPRRVSSLKQRIISVAAANKHSAAVADTGEVFTWGCNKEGQLGYGTSNSASNCIPRMVEYLKGKVFRSVSAAKYHTIVLGVDGEVFTWGHRLVTPRRVVVARCLKKGGNTNLKFHRMERLQVISVAAGTTHSTALTADGALFYWVSSDPDLKCQQIFSMCGRNIVNISAGKYWTAVATSTGDVFMWDAKKRKDETPIFTRVHGVKRATSVCVGETHMLVLSSIYHPEYPPKPKSQGIKSMLEWNSGTEELDEDILFNDVEPSSGLSGSSGEMSKGVPSLKSLCEKVAVEYLLEPKNAIQLLEVADSLEAKELKKHCEDLAIRNLDYIFTVGAPSIMNAYPEILVNLEKLLDEKSSEPWSQRRLPTMTATYPAVIDSDVEEDEAREFPKPRKCGRSSRPSAMSSHDNFLQKDCTAEQAVSKQIRALRKKLQQIEILEAKQLAGHQLDNQQLAKLESRAALEGELAELGIPSEAYSTSSACPADGRTNRKPEVSKIQKRKNKQATQTLSVKSEPGQQIPIMDLQEVLPVNISAEKQEAYAADPIKHIEAAAFSNTKDIASPLEKKPSQPTSSKKKNRKGGLSLFLSGALDDTPKPSLPAPVVPITPKPEGPAWGGAKITKGPASLRDIQSEQSKTNEPTSAKAKDRYENSPDSAGRVRLSSFIPDSHSSPIAVTPARAVPSSEGDKSTPPWSSSATSPNVSRPSLRDIQMQQEKRHHGISHSPKTQTSGFSIPHHDGSPEVGGVKDNVPNRWFRPEIDAPSSIRSIQIEEQAIKDFKRFYSSVRIVKPQV; translated from the exons ATGGAGACTTCGATATCTCCACCAGGAACATCAAAGCAATCAGCTGTCCGCAAACCTTCTCCTGGAAGCTCTCTTAAGGATCTGTGCCTTGTTTCCAAACAAGGGTCAATAGCTGAAGTAGAatctgctttggccttgttgaaAAAGAGTGGTGGGAACATTGATGGTAGAAATGCATTTGGCCTTAGTGCCCTCCACCTTGCAACATGGAGAAACCATCTACCCATTGTGAGGAGACTCCTAGATGCTGGTGCTGACCCAGATGCAAGG GATGGAGAATCTGGCTGGAGTAGCCTGCATAGAGCGCTTCATTTTGGTCACCTGTGTATTGCTGGTGTTCTTTTACAGTTTGgtgcttccctcactttggaGGACACTAAGGGCCGTACACCTGTTGACCTTCTCTCCTGTCCAGTATCACAGGCGAATGGAGATTTTCCGGATGCAG ttGCAACAGAAGTCTTCAGTTGGGGAAGTGGGACAAATTATCAGCTGGGAACTGGCAATGCCCACATGCAAAAACTACCATGCAAagtagaaaccttgcatggatcATATATCAAAACAGTTGCTGCATCGAAGTTCCATAGTGTAGCAGTTAGTTCTGATGGCGAACTATACACATGGGGATTTGGTCGAGGTGGTCGTCTTGGTCATCCAGATATTCACAG TGGCCAGACAACTGCTGTGATTACCCCTCGCCAAGTGACAGTAGGATTAGGCCGTAAACGAGTTAATGTTGTGGCTGCAACCAAACATCATACTGTGATTGCTACAGAGACGGGGGAATTGTTTACCTGGGGATCAAATAGAG AGGGTCAGCTTGGTTACCCTTCTGTTGATACCCAACCAACACCAAGGCGTGTTAGTTCGCTCAAGCAAAGGATAATTTCTGTAGCTGCTGCAAACAAGCACTCCGCTGCAGTTGCTGATACTGGCGAAGTATTCACCTGGGGTTGCAATAAGGAGGGCCAGCTAGGATATGGCACTTCAAACTCAGCATCAAATTGTATTCCAAGAATGGTGGAGTACTTGAAAGGAAAAGTATTTAGAAGTGTATCTGCAGCAAAATATCATACAATAGTGTTAGGAGTTGATGGGGAG GTGTTCACTTGGGGCCATCGCCTTGTCACCCCACGGCGTGTCGTAGTAGCTCGATGCCTTAAGAAGGGTGGGAATACAAACCTAAAGTTTCATCGTATGGAACGACTTCAAGTGATTTCAGTGGCTGCTGGAACAACGCACAGTACTGCTTTAACAGCTGATGGTGCTCTTTTCTACTGGGTTTCGTCAGATCCTGATCTAAAATGCCAGCAG ATATTTTCAATGTGTGGAAGGAATATTGTGAACATCTCGGCTGGAAAGTACTGGACAGCTGTGGCTACATCAACTGGTGATGTTTTCATGTGGGATGCAAAGAAACGTAAGGATGAAACGCCAATCTTCACTCGGGTGCATGGTGTTAAGCGAGCAACATCTGTTTGTGTCGGTGAAACACACATGCTTGTGCTCTCAAGTATATACCATCCTGAGTATCCGCCCAAACCTAAAAGCCAAGGCATAAAATCCATGTTAGAATGGAACAGTGGAACAGAAGAGTTGGATGAAGATATCCTGTTTAATGATGTTGAGCCCAGCAGTGGTTTATCAGGAAGCAGCGGTGAAATGAGCAAAGGTGTGCCTAGCTTGAAAAGCCTCTGTGAGAAGGTTGCAGTTGAGTATTTATTGGAGCCAAAAAACGCAATACAACTTCTTGAAGTTGCTGATTCCTTGGAAGCCAAGGAGCTCAAGAAGCATTGCGAG GATTTAGCTATTCGCAACCTCGATTACATTTTCACAGTGGGAGCTCCTTCAATTATGAATGCTTATCCTGAAATTCTTGTGAACTTAGAGAAACTGCTAGATGAGAAATCCTCGGAGCCTTGGAGTCAGCGCCGTCTTCCCACAATGACAGCTACCTATCCTGCTGTCATTGACAGTGATGTAGAGGAAGATGAAGCAAGAGAATTCCCTAAGCCCCGTAAATGTGGGAGATCATCAAGGCCATCTGCAATGTCAAGTCATGACAACTTCCTTCAGAAAGACTGCACTGCTGAACAAGCTGTCTCTAAGCAGATCAGAGCACTTCGCAAGAAGCTGCAACAAATTGAGATTCTTGAGGCTAAACAACTTGCAGGTCATCAGCTTGACAATCAGCAGCTAGCGAAGCTCGAGTCTAGGGCTGCCCTTGAAGGTgaacttgctgaacttggcattcCCTCAGAGGCATACTCAACTTCCTCTGCTTGTCCAGCAGATGGTAGGACAAACAGAAAACCTGAGGTTTCTAAGATACAGAAGAGAAAGAACAAGCAGGCTACACAGACTCTGTCCGTGAAAAGTGAGCCTGGGCAACAAATCCCCATTATGGATCTTCAAGAAGTTCTACCAGTCAATATATCTGCTGAAAAG CAGGAGGCGTATGCTGCTGATCCAATCAAACATATAGAGGCTGCCGCTTTCAGCAACACAAAAGACATTGCTTCTCCATTGGAGAAGAAACCTTCCCAACCAACTTCATCAAAAAAGAAGAATAGGAAAGGTGGCTTGTCCTTGTTTCTGAGTGGTGCTCTCGATGACACCCCAAAACCAAGCCTCCCTGCCCCTGTTGTGCCTATCACACCAAAGCCTGAAGGACCTGCCTGGGGTGGTGCAAAGATAACCAAGGGACCTGCTTCTCTTCGAGATATCCAAAGCGAGCAGAGTAAAACAAATGAGCCTACTTCGGCTAAGGCAAAAGACCGCTATGAGAACTCACCTGATAGTGCTGGGCGTGTGCGACTTTCTTCATTCATTCCAGATTCACATTCAAGCCCAATAGCTGTCACACCTGCTCGTGCGGTGCCTTCTTCTGAAGGTGACAAGAGCACACCACCATGGTCATCTTCTGCTACCTCACCCAATGTATCACGTCCTTCGCTCAGGGACATACAAATGCAGCAG GAGAAACGGCACCATGGCATCTCCCACAGCCCGAAAACCCAGACATCAGGCTTCTCTATACCGCACCATGACGGATCACCAGAGGTTGGTGGTGTGAAAGACAACGTACCCAACCGCTGGTTCAGGCCAGAGATTGATGCTCCATCCTCCATCCGCTCTATCCAGATCGAGGAGCAG GCTATTAAAGACTTCAAGCGCTTCTACAGCAGCGTGAGGATTGTCAAGCCGCAGGTCTAG